One window of Akkermansia biwaensis genomic DNA carries:
- a CDS encoding DUF4175 domain-containing protein → MKEKDSNTPASSASRPAPGFRGLFSAVLRRERRRALAAACSLWGMAVILACGLYVLADVYSPLENKTREWASPVLALLLLVLLAALLTHAWRRNPADLARKADSANHDARQTVLSFWEMSRSPFAAESSGHSLGAWLMGETERAARSRLEQYAQNDRLWRLLKRKSVWGLLLLLAMCAALASWNRDAAGVLYGRLCTPWEDIPPLSPYRFELVDSPSSVVYGEDALMQVRVTGAPLTSPVEIWVRPDGHPVQKLAAFRDQSGIWARRLEKLTAPCRIAFATAGGKARSEWFPLEINYQPKVAGGSVIVSPPEYTGLPPVEYPLNGQDVTVIDGGTADFILESNRPLMSGKAVFTPDRKDLEPQTVQGVLLPDGRISFPLRVRQSGTASIQMTDYRGTGMARPLENRVRVNADARPSVVIHAPAPVSVALEDVVIPFHAEVQDDYGATRVAWVRSVSGSRARSLEMPVPESSKKSLFLAEQLSLPALGARAGDVLQLSVEARDANPYLLNMTVSEPVTVHVISEEQYREMLRIRTGVDEFVNKYRLLAQSIADLVRELDRAKKANPSGLSREEAVQLKEKHAEVRKLAEKMAKDFPIFDTDGKLSETASSLAGIIAKNEEDLSGELPGTQESTQEFFRTMRDRLRAPQEETARQSGEAEMAAKIMQGYDLIMEFRRLADSQKETATMLGRFLSERKEGRSVTAEQLKSLGESQKEILALYWLWHSRAPAVISAIPGEAEEFRREMAAFIQACLQAGIAELMEESASACYAGKPAAAADRAQRAWEIMMKLLGENPAASSTGACSVSGMSRECAGAMQQLLNSMLSRKQGKGGFGGGQGDGGGGLMNGAPMFGPQREKFQQSRPSREGAGEGSQKGEGGDGTATNARHSSSGHKDEEAGRKQEKTPGDGLGSPAMQQVPGLYRDAVRQYFEQHRQNEPKQ, encoded by the coding sequence ATGAAGGAAAAGGACTCCAACACTCCGGCTTCATCCGCCTCCCGGCCCGCTCCGGGATTCCGCGGACTGTTTTCCGCCGTTCTGCGCCGGGAGAGACGCCGGGCGCTGGCCGCCGCCTGCTCCCTGTGGGGGATGGCGGTCATTCTGGCATGCGGCCTGTATGTCCTGGCCGATGTTTATTCCCCCCTGGAGAATAAGACGCGGGAATGGGCCTCCCCCGTTCTGGCGCTCCTGCTGCTGGTTCTGCTGGCCGCACTGCTGACGCATGCGTGGCGCAGGAATCCGGCGGACTTGGCGCGCAAGGCGGATTCCGCCAACCATGACGCCCGTCAAACCGTGCTTTCCTTCTGGGAAATGAGCCGGAGCCCTTTTGCGGCGGAGTCTTCCGGCCATTCCCTGGGAGCCTGGCTGATGGGGGAAACGGAGCGCGCCGCCCGTTCCCGGCTGGAGCAATACGCGCAGAACGACCGCCTGTGGCGCCTGTTGAAAAGAAAATCCGTATGGGGCCTGCTTTTGCTGCTGGCCATGTGCGCGGCGCTGGCCTCATGGAACCGGGATGCGGCCGGAGTGCTGTACGGCAGGCTGTGCACTCCGTGGGAGGACATACCGCCCCTTTCCCCCTACCGTTTTGAACTGGTGGACTCCCCTTCTTCCGTCGTGTACGGTGAGGACGCCCTGATGCAGGTGCGCGTCACGGGGGCTCCGCTGACTTCTCCCGTGGAAATATGGGTCAGGCCGGACGGCCATCCCGTCCAGAAGCTGGCCGCGTTCCGCGACCAGTCCGGCATTTGGGCCAGAAGGCTGGAAAAACTGACGGCTCCGTGCCGGATCGCCTTCGCCACTGCCGGCGGAAAGGCCAGGAGCGAATGGTTTCCGCTGGAAATCAACTACCAGCCCAAGGTGGCGGGCGGCTCCGTGATCGTGTCCCCGCCGGAATATACCGGTCTGCCGCCCGTGGAATATCCCCTGAACGGCCAGGATGTGACGGTGATTGACGGCGGCACGGCGGATTTCATTCTGGAAAGCAATCGTCCTCTGATGTCCGGGAAAGCCGTCTTTACGCCGGACAGGAAGGACCTGGAGCCGCAAACCGTGCAGGGAGTCCTTCTGCCGGACGGCCGCATTTCCTTCCCCCTCCGCGTGCGCCAGTCAGGGACGGCGTCCATCCAGATGACGGATTACCGCGGGACCGGGATGGCACGGCCTCTGGAAAACCGCGTCAGGGTGAATGCGGACGCCCGTCCGTCCGTGGTTATTCATGCCCCCGCTCCGGTTTCCGTGGCCCTGGAAGACGTGGTGATTCCCTTCCATGCGGAGGTGCAGGACGACTACGGCGCCACCCGTGTGGCGTGGGTCAGGAGCGTGAGCGGCTCCCGCGCGCGTTCGCTTGAAATGCCCGTGCCGGAATCGTCCAAAAAGTCCCTGTTCCTGGCGGAACAGCTTTCCCTGCCGGCGCTGGGGGCCAGGGCCGGGGATGTGCTCCAGTTGTCTGTGGAGGCCCGCGACGCCAATCCCTACCTGCTGAACATGACGGTTTCAGAACCTGTCACGGTGCATGTCATCAGTGAGGAACAGTACCGCGAAATGCTGCGCATCAGGACGGGCGTGGATGAGTTCGTCAACAAATACCGCCTTTTGGCCCAGTCCATTGCCGATCTGGTCCGGGAATTGGACAGGGCGAAGAAAGCCAATCCGTCCGGACTGAGCCGGGAAGAAGCCGTCCAATTGAAGGAAAAGCACGCGGAAGTCAGAAAACTGGCGGAAAAGATGGCGAAGGATTTTCCTATTTTCGACACGGACGGTAAATTGTCGGAAACGGCTTCCTCCCTGGCCGGAATCATTGCGAAGAATGAGGAAGACCTTTCCGGAGAACTTCCCGGAACTCAGGAATCCACCCAGGAGTTTTTCCGGACCATGCGCGACAGGCTGCGCGCTCCGCAGGAGGAAACGGCCCGGCAGAGCGGAGAAGCGGAAATGGCTGCAAAAATCATGCAGGGGTACGACCTGATCATGGAGTTCCGCCGTCTGGCGGATTCTCAGAAAGAGACGGCGACCATGCTGGGGCGCTTTTTGTCCGAACGGAAGGAGGGGCGCTCCGTGACTGCGGAGCAGTTGAAGTCCCTGGGCGAATCCCAAAAGGAAATATTGGCTCTGTACTGGCTCTGGCACAGCAGGGCTCCCGCCGTGATTTCCGCCATTCCGGGGGAAGCGGAGGAATTCAGGCGGGAGATGGCCGCCTTTATCCAGGCATGCCTTCAGGCGGGTATTGCGGAACTCATGGAAGAGAGTGCCTCCGCCTGTTACGCGGGCAAGCCCGCGGCAGCGGCGGACAGGGCGCAGAGAGCCTGGGAAATCATGATGAAGCTGCTGGGGGAAAACCCCGCCGCGTCATCGACAGGAGCATGTTCCGTAAGCGGCATGAGCCGGGAATGCGCCGGAGCCATGCAGCAGCTTTTGAATTCCATGCTGAGCAGAAAGCAGGGAAAAGGCGGATTTGGGGGCGGACAGGGGGATGGCGGGGGCGGCCTGATGAATGGAGCCCCCATGTTCGGCCCCCAGAGGGAGAAGTTCCAGCAGTCCCGCCCGTCCCGGGAAGGAGCGGGCGAGGGTTCGCAGAAGGGGGAAGGCGGAGACGGGACCGCAACGAACGCCCGGCATTCCTCTTCCGGCCATAAGGATGAAGAAGCCGGACGGAAACAGGAAAAAACGCCGGGGGACGGCCTGGGCAGTCCGGCCATGCAGCAGGTGCCCGGCCTTTACCGGGATGCCGTCAGGCAATACTTTGAACAACACAGGCAAAACGAGCCAAAACAATGA
- a CDS encoding AAA family ATPase, with the protein MINNEEQESVSSDWERIRAVVASVREEAAKVIVGQADVVDQMLVSLLCRGHCLIVGVPGLAKTLLVGTLGRILGLDFKRIQFTPDLMPPDILGSEILQTSANGSRAFEYVPGPVFTNLLLADEINRTPPKTQAALLEAMQEKQVTVAGKTRTLAEPFIVYATQNPLEHEGTYPLPEAQLDRFFFQILIKYPDAAQEVEILRRTGGLSMPEPEVLLDAEQVIALQNAVTEIPVPDHVYEAIVRLVQSTRPESSSAPDYIRSYLAWGAGPRASQCLLRAARALALLRGQTSVSVEEVREVMRPVLRHRLIPNYNATGEGVSVEDILGRLQESL; encoded by the coding sequence ATGATAAATAATGAAGAACAAGAGTCCGTTTCCTCGGACTGGGAGCGTATCCGCGCCGTTGTAGCGTCCGTCCGGGAAGAAGCCGCCAAGGTGATCGTGGGACAGGCGGATGTGGTGGATCAAATGCTCGTCTCTCTTTTGTGCCGCGGGCATTGCCTGATCGTGGGCGTTCCCGGTCTGGCGAAGACCCTGCTCGTCGGGACGCTGGGTCGGATTCTGGGGCTGGATTTCAAACGCATCCAGTTTACCCCGGACCTGATGCCGCCGGATATTCTGGGCAGCGAGATTTTGCAGACCTCCGCGAACGGCAGCCGGGCGTTCGAGTATGTGCCGGGTCCGGTATTCACGAACCTGCTGCTGGCGGACGAAATTAACCGCACTCCCCCCAAAACCCAGGCGGCCCTGCTGGAAGCCATGCAGGAAAAGCAGGTCACCGTGGCCGGAAAGACGCGGACGCTTGCGGAGCCCTTTATCGTGTACGCCACGCAGAATCCGCTGGAGCATGAAGGCACTTATCCCCTGCCGGAAGCCCAGCTTGACCGCTTTTTCTTCCAGATTCTGATCAAGTATCCCGATGCCGCGCAGGAAGTGGAAATCCTGCGGCGCACCGGCGGCCTGTCCATGCCGGAACCGGAAGTCCTGCTGGATGCGGAGCAGGTGATCGCCCTGCAGAATGCCGTCACGGAGATTCCGGTGCCCGATCACGTGTATGAGGCGATCGTGCGCCTGGTGCAGAGCACCAGGCCGGAATCCTCTTCCGCGCCGGATTACATCCGGTCCTACCTGGCATGGGGAGCGGGCCCCCGCGCTTCCCAGTGCCTGCTGAGGGCGGCTAGGGCGCTGGCCCTGCTGCGCGGTCAAACCTCCGTTTCCGTGGAGGAAGTCAGGGAAGTGATGCGGCCCGTTCTGCGCCACCGCCTGATTCCCAATTACAACGCCACCGGGGAAGGTGTTTCCGTGGAGGACATTCTGGGCAGATTGCAGGAATCCCTGTAG
- a CDS encoding DUF58 domain-containing protein, translated as MSETSHKYLRPEDVRRLANYRFAAKMMVEGWMSGRHRARGRGASSNFLEYRQYAQGDDVRMVDWRVYARTDRHYLKTFEHETHLECHLLVDSSASMGFRDMGPMSKLEYASFFAACFAWLVVRGHDMVSLQLFDEKIRSFIPPGSSMKHLDQILNRLEHNAPGGLTSVSAALERSRGLLRRKGTLVVVSDFLDDPASIFHALNPYLHRGFKIILIQVLDPGELSLRDQGAVRYRDMETGDRLVLNAASVREDYRRDFMSHRQALRSMAASRGVAFMSATTREPYYGLFDQLAG; from the coding sequence ATGAGCGAAACGAGCCACAAATATCTGCGTCCCGAAGACGTTCGGCGTCTGGCAAACTACCGTTTTGCCGCCAAAATGATGGTGGAAGGGTGGATGTCCGGCCGCCACCGTGCCAGGGGCAGGGGGGCTTCCAGCAATTTTCTGGAATACCGCCAGTATGCCCAGGGGGACGACGTCCGCATGGTGGACTGGCGCGTTTATGCCCGTACGGACAGGCATTATCTGAAAACGTTTGAACATGAGACTCATCTGGAATGCCATCTGCTGGTGGACAGCAGCGCCTCCATGGGCTTCCGGGACATGGGCCCCATGAGCAAGCTGGAGTACGCTTCCTTTTTTGCCGCCTGTTTCGCGTGGCTGGTGGTGCGGGGGCATGACATGGTTTCCCTCCAGTTGTTTGATGAGAAAATACGCAGTTTCATTCCTCCCGGTTCCTCCATGAAGCACCTGGACCAGATACTGAACCGGCTGGAACACAATGCGCCGGGCGGCCTCACCTCCGTCAGCGCCGCGCTGGAGCGTTCCCGCGGGCTTCTCCGCAGGAAGGGGACGCTGGTCGTCGTCTCCGATTTTCTGGACGACCCAGCCTCCATCTTCCACGCGCTGAATCCCTACCTGCACCGGGGATTCAAGATCATCCTCATCCAGGTTCTCGACCCCGGCGAACTTTCCCTGAGGGACCAGGGCGCCGTCCGCTACCGGGACATGGAGACGGGGGACCGCCTGGTGCTGAACGCCGCCAGCGTGCGTGAGGACTACCGGCGCGATTTCATGAGCCACCGCCAGGCCCTGCGTTCCATGGCCGCTTCCAGGGGCGTGGCCTTCATGTCCGCAACCACCAGGGAGCCGTACTACGGCCTTTTCGACCAACTGGCAGGCTGA
- a CDS encoding A/G-specific adenine glycosylase encodes MPDTSPIFDIQAFRNALVEWFRREGKDYPWRRTEDPWHILVSELMLQQTTIPTVLGRYELWMRRFPTPHHLAAVDEQTALRSWEGLGYYRRVRSLQAIAREIVTSFGGTFPSDKEGLKKLPGIGPYTSGALLSFAFNKPAPIVDANVARVLSRIDNYSTAVDSTEGLKYLWARAEELVDPDHAREFNSAIMELGQTYCRISAPDCLLCPVRSFCTAERPETLPVKNPKPEITRAEHHDILYIRNKSILLSKCQEGERHAGMYRFPQRDDDHTLSLPHLLKQTYNVTRYRVTRYIHHVTDAPALRPEEELIPLEKVHELPMASPDRKALNSAALGKLLDKIK; translated from the coding sequence ATGCCTGATACCTCCCCTATCTTCGACATCCAGGCTTTCCGGAACGCCCTGGTGGAATGGTTCAGGCGGGAGGGAAAAGATTACCCGTGGCGGCGCACGGAAGATCCGTGGCACATCCTCGTTTCCGAGCTGATGCTTCAGCAGACCACCATTCCCACGGTGCTCGGCAGGTATGAACTCTGGATGCGCCGCTTCCCCACTCCGCACCACCTGGCCGCCGTGGACGAACAGACGGCCCTGCGTTCCTGGGAGGGTCTGGGGTATTACCGCCGCGTGCGCTCCCTCCAGGCCATCGCGCGAGAAATCGTCACTTCGTTCGGCGGAACATTCCCCTCGGACAAGGAAGGGCTGAAAAAGCTTCCCGGCATCGGCCCGTACACGTCCGGAGCCCTGCTCTCCTTCGCCTTCAACAAGCCGGCCCCCATCGTGGACGCCAACGTGGCGCGCGTGCTGTCCCGCATAGACAACTATTCCACGGCCGTGGACTCCACGGAGGGACTGAAATACCTGTGGGCACGGGCGGAAGAACTGGTGGACCCGGATCATGCGCGGGAATTCAACTCCGCCATCATGGAACTGGGGCAGACCTATTGCCGGATCAGCGCGCCGGACTGCCTGCTCTGCCCCGTGCGCTCCTTCTGTACGGCGGAACGGCCGGAAACGCTGCCCGTCAAAAATCCCAAGCCGGAAATCACGCGGGCGGAGCACCACGACATCCTCTACATCCGCAATAAATCCATCCTGCTGTCCAAATGTCAGGAAGGCGAACGCCACGCGGGCATGTACCGCTTCCCCCAGCGGGACGACGACCACACGCTCTCCCTGCCCCATCTGTTGAAACAGACCTACAATGTGACCCGCTACCGGGTCACCCGCTATATCCACCATGTGACGGACGCCCCCGCTTTAAGACCGGAGGAGGAACTGATCCCGCTGGAAAAAGTTCATGAACTGCCCATGGCCTCCCCGGACCGCAAGGCCCTGAATTCCGCCGCACTCGGCAAACTGCTGGACAAGATCAAATGA
- the aat gene encoding leucyl/phenylalanyl-tRNA--protein transferase — MTSGLTPELTLSAYCQGCFPMADPSTGEISFYEPDPRALIPLDERFHIPHGLRRTLRKKPFEIRMDTAFAEVVHACARTDQPEEQWIDGQIEEVYGKLHEMGFAHSVECWDGEGLQGGLYGISLGKAFFGESMFHRKTDASKIALVALVQYLRAHQFLFLDTQWTTPHLLKFGTYEVPAREYREMLKRALEG, encoded by the coding sequence ATGACTTCCGGCCTGACACCTGAACTCACTCTCTCCGCCTACTGCCAGGGATGCTTCCCGATGGCGGATCCGTCCACCGGGGAAATTTCCTTTTATGAACCGGACCCGCGAGCCCTGATTCCCCTGGACGAGCGTTTCCACATTCCCCACGGCCTACGCCGCACCCTGCGCAAAAAACCTTTTGAAATACGGATGGACACGGCTTTTGCGGAAGTCGTCCATGCGTGCGCCCGGACGGACCAGCCCGAAGAACAGTGGATAGACGGCCAGATTGAGGAAGTGTACGGCAAACTCCATGAAATGGGATTTGCGCACAGTGTGGAATGCTGGGATGGAGAAGGACTGCAAGGCGGCCTGTACGGGATTTCCCTGGGAAAGGCGTTTTTCGGGGAAAGCATGTTCCACCGGAAAACGGATGCCAGCAAGATAGCGCTGGTGGCGCTGGTGCAGTACCTGCGGGCGCACCAGTTCCTTTTCCTGGACACCCAGTGGACAACGCCGCATTTGCTGAAATTCGGGACGTATGAGGTGCCGGCCCGGGAATACCGGGAAATGCTGAAACGGGCGCTGGAGGGGTGA
- the aroE gene encoding shikimate dehydrogenase encodes MKPYYTLADLLDEENPFDADEPVAAGLAVIGYPIDHSKSPAMQQAALDAAGIKARYIRIQASPEEFADVVRLIRDKGFIGANVTVPHKQAACALCDETDALSRATGSVNTLVFQKDGSITGFNTDGPGFSRAIREEFSVDLRDLKIVLLGACGGAGLALAYTCAMQRCERLTLAGRSEEKLQALKNRLDSFFIDENRLEGAYDRLTAHLNNTPRFNAAVEDADLIVNATALGLKPTDPSPVPSSLFSAHHLVYDLQTHNDAFQMEARFQGARTADGLSMLIHQGALSFERWFGIKPDVAAMRQALERKDA; translated from the coding sequence ATGAAACCCTATTACACCCTGGCCGATCTTCTGGATGAAGAAAACCCGTTCGATGCCGACGAACCCGTTGCCGCCGGACTGGCCGTCATCGGCTACCCCATCGACCATTCCAAATCTCCGGCCATGCAGCAGGCCGCGCTGGATGCCGCGGGCATCAAGGCGCGCTACATACGCATCCAGGCGTCTCCGGAGGAATTCGCGGACGTGGTGCGCCTGATCCGGGACAAGGGGTTCATCGGCGCCAACGTGACCGTTCCCCACAAGCAGGCTGCCTGCGCGCTCTGCGACGAAACGGATGCCCTGTCCCGCGCCACGGGGTCGGTCAACACACTCGTCTTCCAGAAAGACGGCTCCATCACCGGGTTCAATACGGACGGCCCCGGTTTTTCCCGAGCCATCCGGGAAGAATTCTCCGTGGACCTCAGGGATTTGAAAATCGTTCTTCTGGGAGCCTGCGGAGGCGCCGGACTGGCCCTGGCCTACACCTGCGCCATGCAGCGCTGCGAACGGCTGACGCTGGCCGGCAGATCGGAGGAAAAACTCCAGGCTCTCAAGAACAGGCTGGATTCCTTCTTCATTGACGAAAACAGGCTGGAAGGGGCGTACGACCGCCTGACGGCCCACCTGAACAACACGCCTCGCTTTAATGCGGCCGTAGAGGATGCCGATCTGATCGTCAACGCCACGGCCCTGGGCCTGAAACCTACGGACCCGTCCCCCGTGCCGTCCTCCCTGTTTTCCGCGCACCATCTGGTATATGACCTCCAGACGCACAACGACGCCTTCCAAATGGAAGCCCGCTTCCAGGGGGCCAGGACGGCCGACGGCCTTTCCATGCTGATTCACCAGGGCGCTCTCTCCTTTGAACGCTGGTTCGGCATCAAGCCGGACGTAGCCGCCATGCGCCAAGCCCTTGAAAGGAAAGATGCCTGA
- a CDS encoding vWA domain-containing protein encodes MNLFFSNPLFWLMAAAAIPLLVHLFARSRPREREFSSLIFLRRAVKRHVRLRRPKDWLLLAVRTLAAACLAAAFLLPYMAGRSMEEQGSRSVILVVDRSASMSAADGQESRISKAGVFAGQIMSDLKRGDLVNLIWADAAPAALFREPMPSHDLVNRELQRIHSRPEAANTAAALALAVEQAARTASTRPTSVYILSDFQSSNWSGVDWEKAFPPDLDVRCIQVADHERLPNTAVTSLKVMPATVLPGQSVTVQAVLSNFGSQPVRVTAHLEAGSLRASRTAEIPAGAKETVSFQAQVPASVEEWPVFVTLDHDAFPADDTAGTVVRVGASLQCDAVTQDEAQLGFMMKALRFIPFLDVQSAGGLGREQPDFIVWNKPEKEDLKKMEALAEAGSVIVAVPDFSGDAVANALMGLPDGPRTFSEYEKTGKGWTLNAALPDDSVFDLFRGGDAASPLDARVFRRLNEGLAPDSWNDLVSVLVRYEDGVPAIARRVKGRGALVLWNVPVQSMDADWGKSPLFLPFLAEAMLKSRQEGVGEAAPEPGRDFPSWILPDTLDAADVVLTGPDGAELLCKESRLSSGKRLLSSVAPAVPGTYVWSGRHAAGMPLHTQVVNFPVGESNLQTLAAGNLPASVAVVTASGKLVEVTGRIPLWPWLLGAAVLLFALELWLSSLPVRTVHDGKEAQS; translated from the coding sequence ATGAACCTGTTTTTTTCCAATCCCCTGTTCTGGCTGATGGCTGCGGCGGCCATTCCGCTGCTGGTGCATCTTTTTGCCCGCAGCAGGCCCAGGGAACGGGAATTCAGCTCCCTGATTTTCCTGCGCAGAGCGGTGAAGCGCCATGTGCGCCTGAGAAGACCCAAGGACTGGCTTCTTCTGGCCGTCCGGACCCTGGCGGCGGCCTGCCTGGCGGCGGCGTTCCTGCTTCCCTACATGGCCGGGCGGAGCATGGAGGAGCAGGGCAGCCGCTCCGTCATTCTGGTGGTGGACCGTTCCGCTTCCATGTCCGCGGCGGACGGCCAGGAATCCCGCATTTCCAAGGCGGGTGTCTTTGCCGGACAAATCATGTCGGATCTGAAAAGGGGGGACCTGGTGAACCTCATCTGGGCGGATGCGGCCCCCGCCGCCCTGTTCCGGGAGCCCATGCCCTCCCATGACTTGGTGAACAGGGAGCTTCAGCGCATCCACAGCAGGCCGGAGGCGGCCAATACCGCCGCCGCGCTGGCCCTGGCCGTGGAGCAGGCGGCACGGACGGCTTCCACGCGCCCCACTTCCGTTTACATTCTTTCCGATTTCCAGTCGTCCAACTGGAGCGGAGTGGACTGGGAGAAGGCCTTTCCTCCGGACCTGGACGTGCGGTGCATTCAGGTGGCGGACCATGAACGCCTTCCCAACACGGCCGTGACTTCCCTGAAGGTGATGCCCGCCACAGTGCTTCCCGGGCAGTCCGTAACGGTGCAGGCCGTTCTTTCCAACTTCGGTTCTCAGCCCGTGCGCGTCACGGCCCATTTGGAGGCCGGTTCCCTGCGGGCCTCCCGTACGGCTGAAATCCCCGCGGGAGCCAAAGAAACGGTTTCCTTCCAGGCTCAAGTTCCCGCCTCCGTGGAGGAATGGCCCGTTTTCGTTACGCTGGACCACGATGCGTTCCCCGCGGACGATACCGCCGGAACGGTGGTCAGGGTGGGAGCTTCCCTGCAATGCGACGCCGTAACGCAGGATGAGGCGCAGCTCGGTTTCATGATGAAGGCCCTCCGGTTCATTCCGTTTCTGGATGTCCAGTCCGCCGGGGGACTGGGGAGGGAACAGCCGGATTTCATTGTCTGGAACAAACCGGAAAAAGAGGATTTGAAGAAGATGGAGGCGCTGGCGGAGGCCGGCTCCGTCATTGTAGCCGTGCCTGATTTTTCCGGGGATGCCGTGGCAAACGCGCTCATGGGCCTTCCGGACGGCCCCAGAACCTTTTCCGAATACGAGAAGACGGGAAAAGGCTGGACTTTGAATGCCGCTCTGCCGGACGACTCCGTGTTCGATCTGTTCCGCGGAGGGGATGCGGCCTCCCCCCTGGATGCCCGCGTGTTCCGGCGCCTGAACGAAGGGCTGGCTCCGGATTCCTGGAATGATTTGGTCAGCGTTCTCGTCCGCTATGAAGACGGGGTTCCGGCCATTGCCAGAAGGGTGAAGGGGCGGGGAGCCCTTGTTTTGTGGAATGTTCCGGTCCAGTCCATGGATGCGGACTGGGGGAAATCCCCCCTCTTCCTCCCGTTCCTGGCGGAAGCCATGCTGAAATCCCGCCAGGAGGGGGTGGGGGAAGCCGCTCCGGAGCCGGGCAGGGACTTTCCTTCCTGGATTTTGCCGGATACGCTGGATGCAGCGGACGTGGTTCTGACCGGGCCGGACGGAGCGGAACTTCTGTGCAAGGAATCCCGCCTTTCTTCCGGCAAGCGCCTTCTTTCTTCCGTGGCTCCCGCCGTTCCCGGAACCTACGTGTGGAGCGGCCGCCATGCCGCCGGAATGCCCCTGCATACCCAGGTAGTCAACTTCCCGGTGGGGGAATCCAACCTGCAAACGCTGGCGGCGGGGAACCTGCCTGCATCCGTGGCTGTCGTCACGGCTTCCGGAAAACTGGTGGAAGTAACGGGCAGAATACCTCTGTGGCCGTGGCTGCTGGGGGCGGCCGTTCTTCTTTTCGCCTTGGAACTCTGGCTTTCCTCCCTGCCTGTCCGGACGGTCCATGATGGAAAGGAGGCGCAATCATGA
- a CDS encoding four helix bundle suffix domain-containing protein, with protein sequence MDNGFIPKHGGYKNLVVYRIAEVTYDFTFRFCNKYVKNQGRTYDQMVQAARSGMQNIAEGSVDSGVSKASELKLTGIAKGSLQELREDYSSYMRQRGLEQWKNNSPYAQELIKARFSSAQEVIRWVGTHKDFRPDHFGANAAIILINVALGLLTRLIQAQERDFLQNGGIRERMTRARLEQRKRRDK encoded by the coding sequence ATGGACAACGGATTTATTCCCAAACACGGAGGTTACAAAAATCTGGTTGTTTACCGGATTGCAGAGGTCACTTATGATTTCACCTTCCGGTTCTGTAACAAGTACGTAAAAAATCAGGGACGAACGTATGACCAGATGGTTCAGGCGGCACGTTCCGGCATGCAGAACATCGCGGAAGGAAGCGTGGATTCGGGCGTCAGCAAAGCATCTGAATTGAAACTCACCGGAATCGCTAAAGGAAGCCTTCAGGAATTAAGGGAAGACTATAGTTCCTACATGCGCCAGCGGGGCCTGGAACAATGGAAAAACAACAGTCCTTACGCACAGGAACTGATTAAAGCCAGATTTTCTTCAGCACAGGAAGTCATCCGCTGGGTAGGAACGCACAAGGATTTCCGGCCCGACCACTTTGGAGCCAATGCGGCGATTATCCTCATTAATGTGGCTCTTGGCCTTCTTACGAGACTCATCCAGGCTCAGGAACGGGATTTCCTGCAAAACGGCGGCATTCGCGAACGCATGACTCGCGCCCGCCTGGAACAACGCAAGCGCCGGGACAAGTAA